A region of the Channa argus isolate prfri chromosome 3, Channa argus male v1.0, whole genome shotgun sequence genome:
tttgggCACACCATAGAGTGACTGAATTTAGAATTGTAGGTTGGCAAAATGGTCTAAACTCTGATATTGTCAGTAGCCAGTGTTGATCAGTTAAAGGGCCTCATTGCAGGCAGGTTCAAAGTTTGGTGGACATCAACACCAGTATGGTGACCTTAAGGAGGTCCCTTAGCACCAAATTGCTCCAGTGGTTCCTGGGGTGTGTGACTGTGATCATGGTGAACCTGAAAAATGGAGAGACTGTGGTCTTAAACCACTCAACTGCCAGATGCCCCAATACATGTTATATTTTTGAAGCAGAACCTCTAGTACTTGATAAAGAATCTCTTTAAACATAAGTGTAAGTAgaatacagtttttattttaatgtgtcaaAAAGatactgaataaaaaaaggcctatgtaaataaatgccataaaTAACTCAATAATTTTAGGTATCTAATAATACAAAGTGGCCAAAATGGGCCAAAAAACTTTAGACATCCTTTCATTCATATCTCAGTTGTGCTAATACTGTTATTTGCTGGCTATACAAATTATTCAGACTGGCCTGTTGGACCGGATCAGACCAGTTGTTTGCTTTAGTTCTCCCTAAGAATGGCTCATCACCATTGTCTAAtacaaaggcagaaaaaaacaaattcatgctTTAGTTGTTGTTGCAGCTGGTGTCACTACCACGAGAGAGGAAGCCGTGGCATTAGACTTTTCAACTTGTTTATATTTAGGCAAGTTAGGCCGATCTTGGCATCCTGGCAAAAGGTCGTGTTCTTTGGCtgtagttgtgtgtttgtgcaaaggCTCTATGAAAGTCTGATACCAGCTGTTAAATAATGGGTGTGTGCACAAAGACAGAGCTAAATTTACCGTCATGAATGGAAACAGGGATATTAACTGTTCCtttgtgtgagtgcatgtcCCCCGACTTATTTTTTGTGATGTTATTTGTAGGTCGAGCCAAATGCCACTATCGGGGAGATCAAGTCTATGTTCCACAAGAGCCGTGAGTGCCATCTATCTGCAGGCATCTTATTTTTAAGATCAAGGAAATctttaaacaacacacaaatactGAATTGACCTGTATCTTTCAGATCCTCAGTGGTACCCAGCCAGACAGTCCATTCGCCTCGACCCCAGTAAGTCGGGCAAAGTGTGATCGTTTGTCAGTACAATTGAAGTGCATGTTTTACTGCTCATAATTTCTTTTAGATCTCATAAAGTACATATATGCATGTTTAAGAGGGGAAATCTCTGAAGGATGAGGATGTTCTGCAGCATCTCCCAGTGGGAACCACAGCAACATTCTACTTCAGAGACCTGGGAGCCCAGATCAGCTGGGTGACAGTAAGTACAAACCACATACGTGTGAGCAGGATCAAATATATCTAGATTTACATTTCATGCagaataaaagaggaattgTGTTTTACACAGAATCTCCCAGAGATTAATTTGCTTCATTGAAGTtcataggtttttttttgttttttttgaggTCTTTCTGACAGAGTACACTGGTCCTCTGGTCATCTACCTGATGTTCTACTTCAGGGTTCCCTTCATCTACACACCCAAATATGACTTCACCACCAGTAAACACTGGGTCGTACAGTGAGTGTCTCCAACACACATTTACCACCTGTTTGTGTTGGCATTACCTTTTTATGTAGAAAATTGTGGCCTATAAAACCACAAATTATAGTTAATAACATTTTCTGTGCAAATTCTACAAACGAGACCTGTGTTAAATGGTGAGTTTAGAAGCGACTTCACTGTGAGGAAGCCATATTCCTGTATCCTCGAAGTAACTGTAGTGTCTGCTTTTTCCAGTCTGGCCTGTATGTGTCACTCTTTCCATTATGTTAAGAGGCTGCTGGAGACACTGTTTGTCCATCGCTTCTCTCATGGAACAATGCCATTACGCAACATCTTTAAGGTAAGATGCTTTCTCCTGCTCAAACACTTACCATATATTAATATGCTCAACAATCTGTAAAATGTAGAACAATGATTACCATGGTTGTACTATACACATTGTCATTGTCAAACTAAACAAAGTTCCTGTCACTCTCTGTATTTTAGAACTGTACCTACTATTGGGGCTTTGCAGCATGGATGGCCTATTACATCAACCACCCGCTGTACACACCACCTAGTGAGTGTGCACCGAGCTACACatcagaaagagaaaacactaaTATACCAAACTCCTTTATCATTACTTACTATGTGTTAATTGTGTCTTGTTGCAGTCTATGGGGAGCAACAGATTAGAATTGCCCTCATCATTTTCTTGGTAAGAATCTTTGTTTctgtaaattataataaataactaaacttgtcataatttatatttgtattatctctgtatacactccgtATTAAATCATTTGTGTTGTTTCCAATGTTTTCTTCTTAGTTCTGTCAAATTGGCAACTTTTCCATCCACATTGCTCTTCGAAATCTCCGTCCGCCAGGTACATGCACCTGTCA
Encoded here:
- the tecrb gene encoding trans-2,3-enoyl-CoA reductase b isoform X2 — protein: MKHYEVEILDAKTKDKLCFLDKVEPNATIGEIKSMFHKSHPQWYPARQSIRLDPKGKSLKDEDVLQHLPVGTTATFYFRDLGAQISWVTVFLTEYTGPLVIYLMFYFRVPFIYTPKYDFTTSKHWVVHLACMCHSFHYVKRLLETLFVHRFSHGTMPLRNIFKNCTYYWGFAAWMAYYINHPLYTPPIYGEQQIRIALIIFLFCQIGNFSIHIALRNLRPPGSKTRKIPYPTKNPFTWIFLLVSCPNYTYELGSWLGFTLMTQCLPVAFFTLVGFIQMTVWAKGKHRSYLKEFRDYPPLRSPILPFIL
- the tecrb gene encoding trans-2,3-enoyl-CoA reductase b isoform X1, with the translated sequence MDALALQATGGKKAANGAAVAALLPVQAPVKRKPAKKAKKAVVFFEVEILDAKTKDKLCFLDKVEPNATIGEIKSMFHKSHPQWYPARQSIRLDPKGKSLKDEDVLQHLPVGTTATFYFRDLGAQISWVTVFLTEYTGPLVIYLMFYFRVPFIYTPKYDFTTSKHWVVHLACMCHSFHYVKRLLETLFVHRFSHGTMPLRNIFKNCTYYWGFAAWMAYYINHPLYTPPIYGEQQIRIALIIFLFCQIGNFSIHIALRNLRPPGSKTRKIPYPTKNPFTWIFLLVSCPNYTYELGSWLGFTLMTQCLPVAFFTLVGFIQMTVWAKGKHRSYLKEFRDYPPLRSPILPFIL